From the genome of Branchiostoma lanceolatum isolate klBraLanc5 chromosome 11, klBraLanc5.hap2, whole genome shotgun sequence:
GATTCCATAAGGCTATCGGCGCTATCGGCGCTGGCGGTACAACAGCGGCCTCGTGCGAATAATGGCTACATTGCAGTTTAAAATGCGATAAATCGTTGTAACATCGGGTGAGATTCTTTTTACTGCGTGACGAACACGTGTGCTTACAACAGGAGgcaaaacatctccagaacAGCTGTTCGTTTTCTGGTTTTGCAGTCATAAAGTTGCGTATTTTAATGGAACAGCcttaatacaggaatgagaccttaataatagaaatgaaaaaatattcataaaaaatcaacaattGGTGCTAGGGTCGAAATTTCAAAACGATGTTTACCCAGGATCTAATCTACAATTTGTCAACGAAAGTTGCGTTACGTGACTAGatcagttgccatggtaacgggctATACAACCTTTTGTGGGGTTGATTTACGTGTTCTTTTTATCATACCAGTTTTACATGTGGATTAACAGTCATCCTAGGTTACGAAAAGGTCGATTTTTTAGCAAGATATGCACACATAAAACATCTATCTTGATTGTACAAGGTGTGTATGAAGCATGTACCGACAAGCACACACGCGCGGATTGTATGAAAAAACACTATAAATCCATTTTCACGGACAACACATTTAAGCGTAGATGGAAGAAATTAGCCTTTGTAGTTAACAACCGGTTTAACAAACTCCCCGAAATTCTCAAGTTTATCTGCAGGTGTCTATAAGACTATAAGtctctctctgtttgtctgcagTAACTTATCTATAAACAGTAAGTTGTACCGATATTGGTGTAATTTTAATGATCATATTCTTTAACTTGTAAATCGTTGAAAGAACATCGTAACATATTACGATGAATTTGGATCATCAACAAGTATGATTGATACCAGTGTATGATTAACAAAAAAGACAAGTATGTTATATATGCGATTATTGATTTTACGCACAGAAACTTTTACAAACAGTATTTCTAATGGTCACGCTTGTCGGAAAATCAAAGCCattaacaacaaacattttAACTGGTCTAAAGAGTACTCTAAGTGGTTCGGGTGGCACATTGTACAATATAAAGAGGTTACAAATCAAAGCGTTGTTTTATGCACCGGCTGCAACTCGAGCGCGTCGACCTAGTAACGCAATACAATCGGCCGTAATCGATCGCCGagtaaaaacaaaacttgacACGACAAAACTATAGAGGAAGACAGGAAAGAAGAATAGCGGCGCTGACCTGTTTTATGCGCGAAAACACGAGGCGGAACGAAGAGGATAGTAACGGTACTGTAAACATACGGACGTACCGCTGGAGTGGCGCTCCGCTCTAGAACACCGTTCGAACAGAACGTTTGTCTGCAGTAAATATAGAACGCATAGAACGTCCTCTAAGCTGTTCTAGAACGGTGTTTTCTGTACCATTGTTTCTTGCGGTAACGACGGAAAGCGCAGTGGCCTAGGCGGGAGCGTCCCCAACAACATGCCGCTCCCAAAGGTGTACGTGGATTACCTGAGAGAGTGAGTACAGCATATTTCGTTTTGTTTGTCGTCTACGTCGTTAGCGTTTAACTTAACTGTAGCTTCAAATGTAGGCTGTATACATGGTGTAAGATATAAACAGTTTATGTATGCTTTAGATCTTGAACGAGTGCCGCCGTAATCGTTGTATTTGTGGATTGTTTTAAGTAAACATATATGAATGCTTTGAAATCTCTAAACCGTTTTTAAACACAGTCACTTGGTCACGGGTCAAACTATGGGTCGGTGCTAGCAACCATGGGTTAAAAAAACGTTTAAAAAGCATGTATGCATACGAACACACATTCACAATTGTACACATTGTACGGTTCTGTACGTTATCAgttagacaacaacaacattcatTCACTTTAGCTACTGGTATcccataaacaaacaaacaaagaagagcATATAACGCTTCTTCTTTTACAAGATAACAGATGTAGccgatgtagataaatttagatATCAACAACAGGGGACTGGACACAGATATACTAGAGACTACCAAACAACTTGAGCCTTGTAATGTTATTCCTTTTGCAAGCCTTGTGTTGAACAAGTATAGTGTACATCAAATAAAAAACTTGCAGTCTAAACTGGACGTCCGTTTAGAAACTCTATGACAGTATTTTGTAGTGTTACGAAATAAATAGAAAGACTGTACTATATGTAGCCATGGAAAGTGGTTTACAGCATTGTGGTTGGTTGAGTAGGCATGTAACAAGTCGATGGCGTTTTGTGGAATCTTGACGTGTTGTTACAGGCCGGAGAAGTCCAAACGGCCACGGAAGGAAGGCAGTACGCACCTCCCCAAGATCCCTGTCGTCAAACTGCGCAAGCCTCCAATCAGTACCCGGAAGGGCATCATCGACTGGGCTGACGTCGCCACTCTCAGGTTAGTGCAACAAACGGAACGCCATGTTTTGTATCGATCAAGACTGTTTAATTTACAGGGTCAGCAGAGGCCATCTCTTCAGCTCCATGCCCCCGAggataatcttcaagcagaccaTGGCTCCACGGagcgccgaaaatcgtatatgctagccagagaagctccagtcagccagagaagctccagtccgcccCGTAGgtgcttctctggctagcatatacgattttcgacgcaccgcttggagattacccgAGGAAACTTAGCCCCACTGATCATGGGGAGCCGACATTCCTCGGGCCATGCATGTTGGTCCTAGAGTCGAGGAACTGACCTCTGTAGGTAGTACTGGCAACAGTCTAGATTCCAGACTGGGGTggagattatatatatattaaagagGCATAGAAAATGATAAAAGTAGCCCACCCTCCACATTTTAGCCAAATACCACCATAGGATACTAGTAATGTGATAGTttgatcattttttttacatattttaaaAGTACTAAGTCTAAACAAGACCAATTGCCTCGTCCCCAGAGTAAATAGATTACGTCATATATAAATCTATTCTTTTATTGTTTCAGCAACAATCTAATACCAATTTGCAACGATTATTTACATGATCATAAACTTGTCCTGTTGAGTTATCATTGCCCGGTTCTACCGTGACAGGAAAGAGCTTAAGGACACAGTGTACCATGATGACCAGCAGAAGCGCTACCGCTCCGACTACATCCGAACCTCCCAGGACTTTTACCGAATGCAGATGGACAAGCTTCGGAAAGGCAACCCGAAGATTCTCGATAACATGAAGGTTGGTGAAATATTtgggtgttttgttgtttgttttgtttttcagaacAAGTTTCGCGACGGGTACGGTTTTTGATGTTATTGCCTTGATAGTAAACTTGGAAATAAAAGCATCTTGGAGCTAGTAAACTTAACGCGCGGCTGTGAAGTGGTGTCGTAAGCCTACTTTGAGAATGACGTACAACAGGACATTATATGAAAGCTTCGCACCACACCAGACGCATAAGAAGCTGTCGTGACGACAGGCGGCGGTCGTATTAGTAACGGTCGTACGACAGCTATCGTACAACCGTTTTTGTGAATTGGTGTCGTACGTCTACTTTGAGAATGACGTATGACAGGACATATATGAAAGCGTCGTACGACATCAGACGCATAAAAAGCTGTCGTGACGACAGGCGGCGGTCGTATTAGTAACGGCCGTACGACAGCTATCATACAACCGTTTTCGCTAATATGTATCGAAACTGTTTTAGCTTACAGTGGCGGCTTTTTGTGTGTAGAGACTTAAAGAAGGCAAATCATGCGTTCTCTCGGCCCAGcaaaaactatatatacattCAGGCtacattgtatctgacccttacctcttccctcatgacctcaataaaaagcggcctgcgtgccaatttgagcttatcatgaaaaaataaaggtttaaacaaacaaacaaaacaaacaaacaaaggcttTACGAAGATATTACAATGACATACGAAACAACGCTAAAACAGAATACAAAAGGAAGGTTAGCGTTACTGATCCAAAATGgtctaaattaagaaaacacAATGAAGAAATTGTTTGAAGGTGTCCAACCTTTGCGGTTCACATACATAAAACGTTTATTTTTGTTGCCATTCGGGACTGTATGGCATTGTTAGTTTTGAGAAGGCTACCCAAACAACGATCAGAAAATGAGCCATTGCAACAGTTGCTGAAGGTCAAACAAGGTTAAACAAATCTTTTGACAGTAATCACATATCACTGGCTGAAAACTGCTACCGTTATCCTTGCACAGGGGTTAAGTGATGCACAGAGACGAAGGGTTTTGGTGAAAAAGATATATAAGATATTTATAAACAGGCTAATTTATGTAGAATTACGTCATTTGTCTTTTAAGCCGATTCCCAGTTTTAACTGCGCATGCACAGAGAGATACAATGTGGGTAATATATCAAaatgaaggcccctgagatatAAACAAAGCACGGACATGTATTAAGcatggaaatcagttacaatgttaactgaattaagggaccaccctaaagattaatagataaataaatggtCTAGACAATAACTGTtaacaagttaggggccttcaccttaaACAacttacccacaatgcatctcgctGCTCATGCGCAGTCTTTACCATGAACCGGCTTACTGCATCGGTgtcaatatttttcaaaattttgtcattCTAGGTGTGTTGCAACGTGTACCTGGGAACGAGCACGGGGTCCAGGAAGGCCATCAGAGACCTGGTCAAGGTGCTCCGGCCAGAAACAAGTGACCAGACACCGGTCACACAAGAACCCCTAACACAGCCTCCTGCTTCTGCTCCTGAGGAAGAACGGGAAACGAAGCAAGGAGAAACTGAAGATGAAAAACAACCTGACCCGGAACCGGAAAAACAACCTGACCCGGAACCAGAAACGACGGCCGATGAcacgaaagaagaagaagaatgattGGAATCTAGAATTccaattttgtatgatatgaatttCGTGGCCTTTGTAAGCACTAATACAAGAGGTTCAATTACATGTAGACGCGTAGTTGTAGAAAATGTCTGGCTGGCAAGAGCCGTTGTAAAACTATGAAatgaaactacattgtatatatgccACAGAAGTGTCGACGTACCAATGAATGCTCCATCAGTAGTCAGATATCCTTGATCCAACAGGTTGTACCATTGTTATGCCGTGAAGCTGTAGTTAGCCACAGAACCGCTAGGCGTCATTCCTAAGTtgttgctgtacatgtgtattcacgttgtgtgtgtttgtattctATCAGCAATACTTATAATTTCATCGTCAAAAGGCTGGTTTCGAGGGCTGTAAATAAAGCTGTTGTGTACTCTTTGGCCACCTGGCGGCGAGACTACATTCTGCagctgaatacatgtataagcttgCAAGGGTTACAAATAAAGCTTGATGCATCTGCGGGCTTCCTAGCGGCTTTCTCTGGTgctgcagcaaaacttcaagTCTTCTGGTCTCGATCTGTACAGTGCTATGATATTGATTCTTGAGTGGCAGAAAGCTTTTGGGACCAAGAAGAAGGGATATCGGTCTGGgcaccctagcagcttgtttaggAACTACAGTGACGTTTTTGTCAGAAACGTATTGCAAAGACGCCCCTTGGTGGAAATCCTGTGCATGGTAAGTAGGGTGCTCAGCTGGCTGGATACTTCACTGAAGGTCAAGTTGCTCAGAAGGAAAGATAAAAAGCTGTCAGACAACGCGGTAAAACCCAGGTTCGTAAACTTAAAGTCAAAGTTTATCATAGCATAAACTGTAAACCAAGATATGATTGGtttgccatatacatgtatattcaattcAATAACATATAGCAACATCAAAAACATAcactttcaaaaaaatatatttcaaggAGGTATGAGACTTTAAAATCCTGTTACAAATATATCGATTTCAACAGTGATTTGTGTTGTTGACACAGGTCATTTCATTGGTCGACAGTGGTCACGTGACAGAATACACCGGTACATGGATTTAGATAAGTAATAGCTTGTTGAATGCACTCAATATTATGACAACTCAGCTCATTTCGGACTGCACTCAATATTATGGACAGGTGACGTACACTAATACTCACCAATACAGATATTCCGTCCATAAGCGGAAAATAAATTATTACTACAGTTGTATCTAAAATcctcaatatatatataggtatTCAAAATCTCTTGTTATTTACATTTCCATTTAAATCAACTGTCCATTAAAATCCATACAATGAATTATGGAAAATACAGCAAATTCCGATAAACTTTGGACGAATAAAATACGTcaactttgatacatgtacagttgaacaTACAGACGATCACCAGTGTACAATCATTTATCATGTAAATTTAAACATTGAAAAGAATACTCCGGttattctacatacatgtatcacgaACTGAATAACAACAAGCTAAGTTGTACAGCTgtcaaacagtaaaaaaaggaaaagtccCTTTACAAATAGTCGTCAACATGCaagaacaaaagaacaaaacaccGTTTAATTTCTTCATTAAAGCAGCTAAATGATTTGCACATTTCACGTGTTTGATTGCACAGTAAcgtttgtcatttcggatggtgacgtaaagccggcggccccgtgtatgagggagcttcaggcattagcctcaagcgtcaaacctctgcacgtaaaagaacccaacacacttatcgagaagagtaggggtgacccggtgcgcttggccaaaaacgcgagccgtagcgaagctgcattgcacttccactagctacttgaaaaagcatcatgcttcacctcaattgaggatgccttgaaacgaaaaaaaaaaacgtcaaaGTTCGGACACTTCCATTGTGTCTCCCGTCATGACTGGATTATCTATACCAGTAGGCTTTTGGTCTTTCACCCATTTGATCCAGGTGCGCATTTCTGGGGTAAAATACGGGTTATCAGTCCCCAGTTTCGGGTTAAGATTTGGAAGAGACGACGTGCGTTTAACATTGTTCATTTGTAGCGATTTATTCGCCATTTTAGATGGACTGAGCGAATGTGTGGATAGATTATTTGAGAGGTGGCCGTTTGAAAATTTCTTTGTCTGATTTTTCTCGTCTGCGATTTTGGTCTCGTTCGGTTTGGGCCCGCAGTCGGGTAGAATGGTCAGTAGAGCGGGGAGGATGACCAGTCCGTGCGCCGCGCCAAACGCCATAACCAGGAAAATGGTCTTAAAGAACGCTTTGAAAAGATAGGCAGGGAAGAAGGCAAGAACTACCATGCCAAGGATGGTAGAGAGAGAGGACTGAAGGATGGGCATACCGACTGCGCGAAACGCTTCAGCAAGCTTGTCCGCGGGAGCCGTAGCTTGTGCACTGACGTAAGCGTAGGTGATGTGGGCTGAGAAATCCACGGAAAACCCGATGCATATAATTATTGACGTCATTGAGACGATGTCAAGTTGGACCCCCCACAGCGCCATGTATCCCACAAGCCCCACGTCGATTGACACGAGAGCAAAGGTGACAAAGATAGTAGCGACACAGTGCGGAATGAAGAGGAacgacaccacaaacatggcgGCTGCGGCTATACCTACAGTTTGAAGCGTACTCGGAAGAATTGACACAACCTGCTCTGCGAAAATAAACTCGGTGGCGAAAGCCACCATTTTGACTGGCCCCTTCTCTGCGATCCTACGAGCTTCTATCATCATGTCTTTCTCTCGCTCTTTGGTCTTGACGTCGTCCGGTATCACAAAGAACCGGGATGCCGTGATATTGGTATAGAAGTCTGAGAACTTTATGGAATTGACTTGATACTGACGTCCAAATTGTGGTAAAAACTGGTCAACTAGAATTTGCATAAAAGCCGTTTTGTTTGTGGCTGCATCAGAGTTGCCCGTCTGATTCAGAAAGAGAAGATAGTCCCGCAACCAGACCTCTGCGGTCTCCGATGTGTCGTAGAAATACTGGCTCTGGTCGAAAGCTTTTAGTTTGTCCAAAACAGCCTGTTGCACGTCTACTCTCCAATACTCCAGCGGCTCGGTCATAACTATGTCTATTTTAGGACCATACTCTTTAAAATATGCCTCTTCTGGATCGTGGAAAGCTACGACATAAGAGTCGTCCGCTGCGAGGTTTTGAAATCTAAGGCCAATATCTACTTGTAAACACCCCCAGATGGCCACTCCCAAATAGCCTGCGTACAATATAAAGAGAACAGCTTTTGATGGTGTTTTAACTATCAAAGGCGCTAGGTACTTGTACAGAAATGTGGTCAGTAAAGGGTCCTTGTTGACCACAGGGTCGTTTGGGTTGTCCTCTCTGGATACGCCACTTGCGCAGCAGAGTCGGTAGGCGGCGCTCTTGTCGCGTGCCTGTGATTTGGGGAGGACTGGACAGCAGGTGAAGCAGTGGCGGTTGGCTCGCTCCCGCCGGCCGGCTAGCGACATGATGGCAGCGAAAAAGGTGATCTGGAGATTCAAACGATACAATATTAGAGGTCACATTCAGTTTTTTAAATCTTCAGCTAATCTGATTTGCCGGCGGTTAAAATTAGCCCAGGTCCCGGCGGGGGCCCTGCCGATGTTTGAAGAAATCCTACAAGTACGAGTCTTCTACCAACTCACCTGATACAGGTAATCAAAGGCGACTCCAATGGCAGCGTATTTACTTTGATTTGGCGGCGGTTAAAATCAGCCCGGGTCCCGGCGGGGGCCCTGCCGACGTTAGAAGAAATCCTACAAGTACGTGTCTTCTACAAACTCACCTGATACAGATAATCAAAGGCGACTCCAATGGCGGCGTATTTGCAGAAGATGCGCACGGACGGGAAGACGCTGATGACGCCGACGGCGAACGCCACGCAGTCGGTGATTGACGTGATGGTGATGGAGGCCGCCGCGTCAGACATGGCGCGCCCCATGCGTTCCTGCACCGGAAGTCGTACGTCACACTTCCGCCAGGCGGCGATCATGACGAACATGTCGTCCACTCCCACTCCTAGGGAAGGTAAAAAGGCGAATGATTAAAAACTCGCCCCGCATGAGACGGCACATAAACATTTACGaaatcttcaacacgctccaggggctcgGGATCACCATAACCGACTGGaaggtctatgccgagagcagaccagcctggcatgtctgcagccgccatgcatcagacactgatgcctgcgaacgattggtTGATTGACATCATGTCAGTCATTCTGGTCGAAATAAGATGTCTCATTTCCAAACCAATGCCCAAACGCGTACGGGTACTCACATGCTTGACATGACACCTTCGTCTATGTAGCCATGATTACTCTCCAAGCGCAGAGGTcggtgggggaagattgtgacctttttatcatatgcctcgttttAGCCGCTATCCCCCACTGTCAGTCACAATCGTcccccaccgacctctgcttggagagtagccatGATAGTCCATTGTAACTACGGGACAAATCTCAATTGGTTCAATGACAGGCTtagtgtttttcttcttcttttgctgGATCAGATGTGCTTCGCCAAAGATGGAAGTTTGAACATGGGGCTTATAGAAACCTACGGAAAACTGGGAAGCAGTAATGTGTATTACcaagtagatacatgtaaaccTCAGTTGGCAAACATAAGGCGTTTGTATGCTTCACTTACCTATCAGGAGGAATGGAACCACGGCGACCAGTGTTGAGAATTGTTCTCCCGTCAGAAGAACCAGTCCGAAGGAGGAGACGATAGCGAGAATGGCCGACAGCACGCCCATCAATGCTAACCACGGCTTGGTCAGAACCCAGTCCAACATCATACACGAAAACACAGAGAACAGGACCAACAATCCCACCGCTGCCGCCAGGTACGGAATCACCCTAGTCGGCAGGTCTAGCAGTTCGTCGTTCAAAGATCTGTACGTGTTGTAGTTCACCGTTATGTTCTCAGACTCGAACTCTGAACAGACTTGGAGAAACGTGTCCGTCCACGAGTTCCAAGACTCTGTTAATATGTAGA
Proteins encoded in this window:
- the LOC136445307 gene encoding uncharacterized protein, which translates into the protein MPLPKVYVDYLREPEKSKRPRKEGSTHLPKIPVVKLRKPPISTRKGIIDWADVATLRKELKDTVYHDDQQKRYRSDYIRTSQDFYRMQMDKLRKGNPKILDNMKVCCNVYLGTSTGSRKAIRDLVKVLRPETSDQTPVTQEPLTQPPASAPEEERETKQGETEDEKQPDPEPEKQPDPEPETTADDTKEEEE
- the LOC136444727 gene encoding patched domain-containing protein 3-like gives rise to the protein MIARWIDDKLRRMFYHVGRAVAFLPAPFILLPLVASGLLGYFGIRKLAISDDLEYLFTPENNQAILDRDALEVVEFFPTDNVAWGSTARVIIQAADGGDVLFRDDVFAEVLRFHNVLRTSNTTSRSFDDLCIRAGDGSCVVSNVLQLMIDTGSGTNLTKMNLTFPYYNPNGLNYSLGLYLGNELGGLELGTDGRTVLSSRALQFVYILTESWNSWTDTFLQVCSEFESENITVNYNTYRSLNDELLDLPTRVIPYLAAAVGLLVLFSVFSCMMLDWVLTKPWLALMGVLSAILAIVSSFGLVLLTGEQFSTLVAVVPFLLIGVGVDDMFVMIAAWRKCDVRLPVQERMGRAMSDAAASITITSITDCVAFAVGVISVFPSVRIFCKYAAIGVAFDYLYQITFFAAIMSLAGRRERANRHCFTCCPVLPKSQARDKSAAYRLCCASGVSREDNPNDPVVNKDPLLTTFLYKYLAPLIVKTPSKAVLFILYAGYLGVAIWGCLQVDIGLRFQNLAADDSYVVAFHDPEEAYFKEYGPKIDIVMTEPLEYWRVDVQQAVLDKLKAFDQSQYFYDTSETAEVWLRDYLLFLNQTGNSDAATNKTAFMQILVDQFLPQFGRQYQVNSIKFSDFYTNITASRFFVIPDDVKTKEREKDMMIEARRIAEKGPVKMVAFATEFIFAEQVVSILPSTLQTVGIAAAAMFVVSFLFIPHCVATIFVTFALVSIDVGLVGYMALWGVQLDIVSMTSIIICIGFSVDFSAHITYAYVSAQATAPADKLAEAFRAVGMPILQSSLSTILGMVVLAFFPAYLFKAFFKTIFLVMAFGAAHGLVILPALLTILPDCGPKPNETKIADEKNQTKKFSNGHLSNNLSTHSLSPSKMANKSLQMNNVKRTSSLPNLNPKLGTDNPYFTPEMRTWIKWVKDQKPTGIDNPVMTGDTMEVSEL